A DNA window from Caulobacter mirabilis contains the following coding sequences:
- a CDS encoding DUF2244 domain-containing protein: MAGPLYMDAVIRQNASLSPTGFKVLLTAVVAFNVVFAVFLFVLGAWPVPIFLGLDVLAVWLAFRASFRAAERKEHVRVSAETVEVSLEAEGREKRVWTSPTAFTGLDVEAFGQDDTKVRLRMHRRRYLVGRALSPGERADLGRALDDAIRAARAERYPAA, encoded by the coding sequence ATGGCCGGGCCTCTCTACATGGACGCGGTGATCCGCCAGAACGCCTCCCTGAGTCCGACGGGGTTCAAGGTGCTGCTGACCGCCGTCGTGGCCTTCAACGTGGTCTTCGCGGTGTTCCTGTTCGTGCTCGGCGCCTGGCCTGTGCCCATTTTCCTGGGCCTGGACGTGCTGGCGGTCTGGCTGGCCTTCCGCGCCAGCTTCCGCGCCGCCGAACGCAAGGAGCATGTCCGCGTCTCCGCCGAGACGGTCGAGGTCTCGCTGGAGGCCGAAGGCCGCGAGAAGCGGGTCTGGACCTCGCCGACCGCCTTCACCGGCCTCGATGTCGAGGCCTTCGGCCAGGACGACACCAAGGTGCGGTTGCGCATGCACCGGCGGCGCTACCTGGTCGGGCGGGCCCTGAGCCCCGGCGAGCGGGCCGACCTGGGCCGCGCCCTGGACGACGCGATCCGCGCCGCCCGGGCCGAGCGCTACCCGGCCGCCTGA
- the hslU gene encoding ATP-dependent protease ATPase subunit HslU: MTEFSPREIVSELDRFIVGHPDAKKAVAIALRNRWRRRRVPEDLRDEVTPKNILMIGPTGVGKTEIARRLAKLAQAPFLKVEATKFTEVGYVGRDVDQIMRDLVESAMAMVRDKRRAAVKARAEAAAEERILDALTGPGSTAARESFRKKLRAGELNDKEVELQLADTSSPFQGMDIPGQPGGSVGMLNLGDMFGKAFGGRTRTHKTTVAGAHAPLLAEESDKLLDQEALTQEALELAENQGIVFIDEIDKVASSSSRSGADVSREGVQRDLLPLIEGTTVSTKYGPVKTDHVLFIASGAFHVAKPSDLLPELQGRLPIRVELKALSRDDFRRILTEPEANLIRQHQALLATEEVTLEFTEDAIDALADAAVAVNGSVENIGARRLQTVLEKVVEEISFTASDKGGQSVKIDGAYVKDRIGALAADTDLSRYIL; encoded by the coding sequence ATGACCGAGTTTTCCCCGCGCGAGATCGTTTCCGAACTGGACCGCTTCATCGTCGGCCACCCCGACGCCAAGAAGGCCGTAGCCATCGCGCTGCGCAACCGCTGGCGGCGGCGGCGGGTGCCCGAGGACCTGCGCGACGAGGTCACGCCGAAGAACATCCTGATGATCGGCCCGACGGGCGTGGGCAAGACCGAGATCGCCCGTCGCCTGGCCAAACTGGCCCAGGCGCCGTTCCTGAAGGTCGAGGCGACCAAGTTCACCGAGGTCGGCTACGTCGGGCGCGATGTCGACCAGATCATGCGCGACCTGGTCGAGAGCGCCATGGCCATGGTGCGCGACAAGCGCCGCGCCGCCGTGAAGGCCCGCGCCGAGGCCGCGGCCGAGGAGCGCATCCTCGACGCCCTGACCGGCCCCGGCTCGACCGCCGCCCGAGAGTCCTTCCGCAAGAAGCTCCGCGCCGGCGAGCTGAACGACAAGGAGGTCGAGCTGCAGCTGGCCGACACCTCCTCGCCCTTCCAGGGCATGGACATCCCCGGTCAGCCGGGCGGTTCGGTGGGCATGCTCAATCTGGGCGACATGTTCGGCAAGGCCTTCGGCGGTCGCACCCGCACGCACAAGACCACCGTCGCCGGCGCCCACGCCCCGCTGCTGGCTGAGGAGAGCGACAAGCTGCTCGACCAGGAGGCCCTGACCCAGGAGGCCCTGGAACTGGCGGAGAACCAAGGCATCGTCTTCATCGACGAGATCGACAAGGTCGCCAGCAGCTCCAGCCGTTCGGGCGCCGATGTTTCCCGCGAGGGCGTTCAGCGCGACCTGCTTCCGCTGATCGAGGGCACGACGGTCTCCACCAAGTACGGGCCTGTGAAGACCGACCACGTCCTGTTCATCGCCTCGGGCGCCTTCCACGTCGCCAAACCGTCGGACCTGCTGCCGGAACTTCAGGGCCGCCTGCCGATCCGGGTGGAGCTGAAGGCTCTGTCGCGGGACGACTTCCGTCGCATCCTGACCGAGCCCGAGGCCAATCTGATCCGCCAGCACCAGGCGCTGCTCGCCACCGAAGAGGTGACGCTGGAGTTCACCGAGGACGCCATCGACGCTCTGGCCGACGCCGCCGTGGCGGTGAACGGAAGTGTGGAGAACATCGGCGCCCGCCGGCTGCAGACCGTGTTGGAGAAGGTGGTCGAAGAGATCAGCTTCACTGCCTCGGACAAAGGCGGTCAGTCGGTGAAGATCGACGGCGCCTATGTGAAGGACCGCATCGGCGCCCTGGCGGCGGACACGGACCTGAGCCGGTACATCCTCTGA
- a CDS encoding methylated-DNA--[protein]-cysteine S-methyltransferase has translation MAYDMTQDPKPAADIIRLEERARDYDRMERALDWLADRWQDHPSLDQAADAVGLSPFHFQRVFTRWAGVSPKTFVGAIAHAEARRSLEQGASVLDAAFDAGLSGPSRLHDLFIAHEAVTPGDARRRGEGLSLRWGFAPTPFGRGLFVVAPRGLAGLGFADEGQEDAAFADMHRRFPAAEWIRDDDAARAIALQAFCGEGGPLPVVLIGSPFHVQVWKALLRIPTGQTATYADVAAWAGKPKAFQAAGAAVGANPVSLLIPCHRVIARDGRLTGYHWGLARKAAMLGMEAVARAS, from the coding sequence ATGGCCTACGACATGACCCAAGATCCGAAGCCTGCCGCCGACATCATCCGCCTGGAAGAGCGCGCCCGCGACTACGACCGCATGGAGCGCGCGCTGGACTGGCTGGCCGACCGTTGGCAGGACCACCCCTCGCTCGACCAGGCCGCCGACGCGGTCGGCCTGTCGCCGTTCCACTTCCAGCGCGTCTTCACCCGCTGGGCCGGCGTCAGCCCTAAGACCTTCGTGGGCGCCATCGCCCATGCCGAAGCGCGCCGTAGTCTGGAGCAGGGCGCCAGCGTACTGGACGCCGCCTTCGACGCCGGGCTGTCGGGGCCCTCGCGCCTGCACGACCTGTTCATCGCCCACGAGGCGGTCACGCCCGGCGACGCCCGCCGGCGGGGCGAGGGCCTGAGCCTGCGCTGGGGCTTCGCCCCGACGCCGTTCGGCCGCGGCCTGTTCGTGGTCGCGCCGCGGGGGCTGGCCGGCCTGGGCTTCGCCGACGAGGGCCAGGAGGACGCCGCCTTCGCCGACATGCACCGCCGCTTCCCGGCGGCCGAATGGATCCGCGACGACGACGCGGCCCGCGCCATCGCGCTGCAGGCCTTCTGCGGCGAGGGCGGCCCGCTGCCGGTGGTGCTGATCGGCTCGCCGTTCCACGTCCAGGTCTGGAAGGCGCTGCTGCGCATCCCGACCGGCCAGACCGCGACCTACGCCGATGTCGCCGCCTGGGCCGGCAAGCCGAAGGCCTTCCAGGCGGCCGGCGCCGCGGTCGGAGCCAATCCGGTCAGCCTGCTCATCCCCTGCCACCGCGTCATCGCCCGCGACGGCCGCCTGACCGGCTACCACTGGGGCCTGGCCCGCAAGGCCGCGATGCTGGGCATGGAGGCCGTGGCCCGGGCGTCTTAA